TCAGGCGATCCGCGTCGATCCCGGTCCGTTCTCCCCACTCTTCGATCTCGGTCGGGGTCTTGCGCGACGTCGCCCCCTTCCCCCCGGCAACGAAGAGCCCCAAGGATTCCTCTTCCCCTTTTATCCCCTCCTTGATCGCGCCGCAGGTCGTGGTGGTAAGTCCGCTTGAGTGCCAATCGAACCCGAGGACGCAGCCGAGGGCCTGAAACCAATAAGGATCGGAGAGGCGGACCAACAGGCCCTTCGTCCCGTGCTCAAGGACGATCGCCTCCGCGATCTTCCCGGCGAGGGCACGCATCCGGGAAAAGAGCCATCGCGGGGCCCTCCCGTAGTGGAGCGGCAGGTCAGCGGTCCCGGTCTTCATGCAATTACTATAGCGGATGCGACCGGGAATGCCTAGGTCCCAAGCGAGACGAGGACAACGCCAGCAGTGGCGAGAGCCGCTCCGAGGAACGCCCGCGAACTCGGGCGCTCGCGCAGCATGACGATGCTTATCACGAACGCGAACAGCGTCATCGCCCCACCCTTGATCGGAGTGAGAACGCTCGCCTCGGCGAGCTGCAACCCGGAGAGCCACAGGATCCAACCGAGGAAGAACCCGGTCACTGCGGTGAACAGCGCATACCCAACTCCGGCCCGACTCAGGTACCGCCTCCGATGCGCCCTGGTCCCCAGATTAAGCGCCCACCAGGAGGCGGCAGCGGTCCCCACAAGCACCAATTGAAACTCGACTGGTGACATCCCGTGGGCGAGGCAGTATTTCGCCGGTCCGGTCTCCCCCACCCCCCACAACACCGCGGCCCCGAGCGCTCCCAGCCCGCTGCGGAGGGAGCGGGGATAAGGATCGGCCCGGGCCGGAGTGATCAGGAGATAAGCGCCGATGATCACGAGGAGTGCGGCAGCGAACGTCACCCACCGCGCCGGCTCCCCGAGGAACAGGACAGCGGTTGTCACTCCCCAGAACGGAGCGGTGTTCGATAGGGCAGCCGCCGCGTGCGCTTCGGTCCGCTTGATCGCGACCATGTACAGGAGCGTCCCGAAGAAGGAATCGATCAGCCCGGCAAACGCGGCCATCCCGACAAGTCCCCAGTCGGTGAACCGAAAACCATGGACAAGAAGGCCGTAGGGGACGATCAAAAGTAACGCGAACCCGGCTCGGATCGAGGCGTAGGAGACAAGGTCCATCCGGGCGAGCCCGAGCTTGGCGATCGTCTGCGCCGCTCCCCAACAGAGGGCGGCACTGAGGACGAGGAGGAGCGCTTCCGTGTTCATATCCCCCCTTATTACCCGCAGAATCTACCCCCTCAACCGGGAAACGGCAAGGGAGCCCGGACTTGATAAACCTGACCAATTCGGTAAGCTTTTGTCGGTGATAAAGATGCCGCAATCGATATATCTGGATAACAGTGCCACGACTCCGGTCGCCCCAGAGGTGCTCGCTGCGATGGAG
Above is a genomic segment from Candidatus Bipolaricaulota bacterium containing:
- a CDS encoding DMT family transporter; its protein translation is MNTEALLLVLSAALCWGAAQTIAKLGLARMDLVSYASIRAGFALLLIVPYGLLVHGFRFTDWGLVGMAAFAGLIDSFFGTLLYMVAIKRTEAHAAAALSNTAPFWGVTTAVLFLGEPARWVTFAAALLVIIGAYLLITPARADPYPRSLRSGLGALGAAVLWGVGETGPAKYCLAHGMSPVEFQLVLVGTAAASWWALNLGTRAHRRRYLSRAGVGYALFTAVTGFFLGWILWLSGLQLAEASVLTPIKGGAMTLFAFVISIVMLRERPSSRAFLGAALATAGVVLVSLGT